The following coding sequences lie in one Musa acuminata AAA Group cultivar baxijiao chromosome BXJ3-1, Cavendish_Baxijiao_AAA, whole genome shotgun sequence genomic window:
- the LOC103974895 gene encoding cytochrome P450 78A5-like, with the protein MSSPWVDASSLLLFLPKTAFSPILAVALIAFSLLWFCPGGLAWALSRAHSCTIRGPSGFVLALAGTASHRVLKRLADTLEALDLMAFSVGFTRFIVASRPETAKEILNSSAFADRPIKESAYGLLFHRAMGFAPFGDYWRNLRRISATYLFSPRRIAAFGERRRDIGQQMLADVQDHMAMNGVVEMKKVLHFASLNNVMISVFGKRFDYSKGEGLELESLVKEGYELLGVFNWADHFPLLGWLDLQGVRKRCRALVKRVNAFVGSIMEEHRKRRVCGDVVDGDGDFVDVLLGMEEEEKLSDADMVAVLWEMIFRGTDTVAILLEWIMARMVLHPDIQSKAQSEIDEIVGVSRSVCDADVASLPYLHAIVKESLRLHPPGPLLSWARLAVHDVHVGDHFIPAGTTAMVNMWAITHDESIWAEPNEFMPERFIREDVSVLGSDLRLAPFGAGRRVCPGKAMGLATVHLWLAQLLQSYKWVPTEGGVDLSECLKMSLEMEKPLACKAVRRW; encoded by the exons ATGTCGTCGCCCTGGGTGGACGCTTCCTCCCTCCTCCTTTTTCTCCCTAAAACCGCGTTTTCCCCGATCCTCGCCGTGGCCCTCATTGCCTTCTCCCTCCTATGGTTCTGCCCCGGCGGGCTTGCGTGGGCCCTCTCCAGGGCTCATTCATGCACCATCCGCGGCCCCTCCGGTTTCGTCCTCGCTCTCGCCGGCACCGCTTCCCACCGGGTGCTCAAGAGGCTTGCTGACACGCTAGAAGCCTTGGACTTGATGGCCTTCTCGGTGGGATTCACCCGGTTCATCGTGGCGAGCCGTCCCGAGACGGCGAAGGAGATCCTCAACAGCTCGGCCTTCGCCGACCGCCCGATCAAAGAGTCCGCCTACGGGCTCCTCTTCCATCGCGCCATGGGGTTCGCTCCGTTCGGCGATTACTGGAGGAATCTGAGGAGGATCTCCGCCACCTACTTGTTTAGCCCTCGCCGTATCGCCGCGTTTGGCGAGCGCCGGAGGGACATCGGCCAGCAAATGCTGGCGGACGTCCAGGACCATATGGCCATGAATGGCGTGGTGGAGATGAAGAAAGTCCTGCACTTTGCGTCTCTGAACAACGTCATGATCAGCGTTTTCGGGAAAAGATTTGATTACTCCAAGGGTGAGGGGTTGGAGCTGGAGTCCCTGGTCAAGGAAGGGTACGAGCTACTTGGCGTCTTCAATTGGGCTGATCACTTTCCTTTGTTAGGGTGGTTGGACTTGCAAGGGGTGAGGAAGAGGTGCAGGGCTTTAGTGAAGAGGGTAAACGCCTTCGTCGGGAGCATCATGGAAGAGCACAGGAAGAGGAGAGTTTGTGGTGATGTGGTGGATGGTGACGGTGACTTTGTGGATGTCCTCCTTGGcatggaagaggaggagaagctttCTGACGCCGACATGGTTGCTGTTCTCTGG GAAATGATCTTTAGAGGAACTGACACAGTAGCCATCCTCTTGGAGTGGATAATGGCCAGAATGGTTCTGCACCCAGACATCCAATCCAAAGCGCAATCCGAAATCGATGAAATCGTGGGAGTATCCCGTTCTGTTTGTGATGCTGATGTCGCGAGCCTTCCGTACCTCCACGCCATCGTGAAAGAATCTCTCAGGCTGCACCCACCTGGTCCGCTCCTCTCCTGGGCTCGCCTTGCGGTACACGATGTCCACGTCGGGGATCACTTCATCCCCGCCGGCACCACCGCGATGGTGAACATGTGGGCGATAACTCACGATGAATCCATCTGGGCGGAGCCTAATGAGTTCATGCCGGAGCGCTTCATCAGGGAGGACGTCAGCGTTCTGGGCTCCGACCTGAGGTTAGCGCCATTCGGTGCAGGGAGGAGGGTTTGCCCAGGGAAGGCCATGGGATTAGCTACTGTTCATCTTTGGCTGGCTCAGCTGCTTCAGAGCTACAAATGGGTGCCAACAGAGGGTGGTGTGGATCTGTCGGAGTGCTTGAAGATGTCACTTGAGATGGAGAAGCCTTTGGCCTGCAAAGCTGTTCGAAGGTGGTGA